One part of the Thermodesulfobacterium commune DSM 2178 genome encodes these proteins:
- the ffh gene encoding signal recognition particle protein, translating into MLEGLSQRLEEALNKFKDKGKLSPDEIKKGLREIRLALLEADVNYKVVKDFIGRVEERCLSSEVTESLTPFQQIVKIVYEELVKTLGGEAKGLDLGSPKPAKILLAGLQGSGKTTTAAKLARYLKKKGHHPLLVSADIYRPAAIEQLKVLAQKIEVPFYEAQPGEKPLEIVQHAIEVAKKEGRDVVIIDTAGRLHIDEALMEELIELKKTFSPSEVLLVADAMMGQDAVNVAKTFQEKVGLTGIILTKMEGDARGGAALSIKEVTGCPIKFLGVGEKVDALEVFYPERLAGRILGMGDILTLIEKAQETFDLKKAKELEKKLKKLEFDLEDLREQLRQMKKLGSIRDILGFLPGIGKKLSQIEFDEKEILKMEAIINSMTKQERKNPKIINASRKRRIAKGSGTTVQDVNKLLRSYEEMLKLLKQMKTPGRLQQVFRRMFGA; encoded by the coding sequence ATGCTTGAAGGATTAAGTCAAAGGTTAGAGGAGGCCTTAAACAAGTTTAAGGATAAAGGAAAACTTAGCCCAGACGAAATAAAAAAAGGTTTAAGGGAAATCCGTCTTGCCTTACTTGAGGCAGATGTAAACTACAAAGTAGTAAAAGATTTTATCGGAAGGGTAGAAGAGAGATGTCTTTCTTCTGAGGTTACCGAGAGTTTAACTCCCTTTCAGCAAATAGTAAAGATTGTGTATGAGGAGTTGGTAAAAACCCTTGGAGGGGAAGCCAAAGGCCTTGATTTAGGCAGCCCCAAACCTGCTAAAATTTTGCTTGCAGGGCTTCAAGGGTCAGGAAAAACCACTACCGCAGCCAAACTTGCAAGATATCTAAAAAAGAAAGGACATCATCCCCTTTTGGTCTCAGCAGACATCTATCGTCCTGCAGCCATAGAACAGCTTAAAGTACTTGCACAAAAGATAGAGGTCCCCTTCTATGAAGCCCAACCTGGAGAAAAACCTTTAGAAATCGTTCAGCATGCCATAGAAGTGGCAAAAAAAGAAGGCAGAGATGTGGTAATCATAGACACCGCCGGTAGACTACATATAGACGAAGCCCTTATGGAAGAGTTGATAGAGTTAAAAAAAACCTTTAGTCCTTCGGAGGTTCTGCTTGTAGCTGATGCCATGATGGGACAAGATGCGGTGAATGTAGCTAAAACCTTTCAAGAAAAAGTAGGGCTAACAGGCATCATTCTTACGAAAATGGAAGGAGATGCCAGAGGAGGTGCAGCTCTTTCTATAAAAGAAGTCACCGGATGTCCCATCAAGTTTTTAGGGGTAGGAGAAAAAGTAGATGCTTTAGAGGTTTTTTATCCCGAAAGACTTGCAGGAAGAATTCTTGGGATGGGAGACATTTTAACCTTGATAGAAAAAGCTCAAGAAACCTTTGACCTTAAAAAAGCCAAAGAATTAGAAAAAAAACTTAAAAAACTTGAGTTTGATTTAGAAGACCTGAGAGAACAGTTAAGACAGATGAAAAAATTAGGTTCTATAAGGGATATACTGGGATTTTTGCCTGGTATAGGGAAAAAATTGAGTCAGATTGAGTTTGATGAAAAAGAGATTTTAAAAATGGAAGCCATCATCAACTCGATGACCAAACAGGAAAGGAAAAATCCGAAAATAATCAATGCAAGTAGAAAAAGACGCATAGCCAAAGGTAGCGGAACTACAGTTCAAGATGTAAACAAG
- a CDS encoding DUF882 domain-containing protein — MFTRRFFLKTLGLVLANPVLSFGSLLSFPERTLKIYNLHTEEKVEATYWANGEYLGEGISLLFYIFRDYRKGEVYPIDVKLFDFLFLVSQMVNPKTSICLVSGYRSPETNEFLRKATSGVASKSLHTEGKAVDFFLEDTPLEDLLKAGLNLGLGGVGYYPGRFIHLDVGRPRFWTG, encoded by the coding sequence ATGTTTACCCGAAGGTTCTTTCTTAAGACTTTAGGGTTGGTTTTAGCCAACCCTGTTTTATCTTTTGGAAGTTTATTGAGTTTTCCTGAGAGGACCCTTAAAATTTACAACTTACACACAGAAGAAAAAGTAGAAGCAACTTACTGGGCTAACGGAGAATATTTAGGAGAAGGAATTTCTTTGCTTTTTTACATTTTTAGAGACTATAGAAAAGGTGAAGTCTACCCTATAGACGTTAAACTTTTTGACTTTTTATTTTTGGTAAGTCAAATGGTTAACCCAAAAACTTCTATATGTTTAGTCTCAGGCTATAGATCTCCTGAGACTAACGAATTTTTAAGAAAAGCTACTTCTGGGGTTGCGAGTAAAAGTTTGCATACAGAAGGAAAGGCGGTAGACTTTTTTTTGGAAGACACACCTTTAGAAGATTTGTTAAAAGCAGGATTAAACTTGGGTCTCGGAGGGGTTGGATACTATCCTGGGAGGTTTATTCATCTTGACGTAGGGAGACCAAGATTTTGGACTGGATAA
- a CDS encoding L,D-transpeptidase family protein: MKKVLVFSLFFSVFFIYACKSIQGAEECPSGALSEYQSSLNYPSQITSLYQLLGCKPIWNEKNIEKLKKLIENSAWEGLNPADYQVDFNEDNEEGWIKEVKLTDTLLKLAYHTYYGRVNPNKVFSMVNFPSKKDTVVTTLAKLLEEDRLEDLFTALAPEFEEYHILKDYLRRYKEIIEVTKDDPIELDKKLKLGDQSHLIPKIRKRLYLLGYLETFTESQTYDQELKVAIQKFQKGQNLKPTGIIDQQTVRLLELLPKKRVTQISINLEKFRWLPQRKPEDLYVWVNIPSFELSVIREGNVIFYSPVIVGKSNPKDFRPTPLLYSKITHLVINPPWNVPPNVYLKDFFPKITKDPGYLLKQRVKVYANNTEISPFSINWENYNRPHLPFRLVQPPGNGNALGKVKFQFPNPFDVYLHDTPKKHLFRYAKRDFSSGCVRVKNAVELARFLVANGYTNGWDEKRLIKALQSDKTIYISINSPIPVYLVYFTTVVKKPYIYYLEDLYGYDQKIAKLLKLK, from the coding sequence ATGAAAAAAGTTTTGGTTTTTTCCCTGTTTTTTTCTGTATTTTTTATATATGCCTGTAAAAGCATACAGGGTGCTGAAGAATGTCCCTCAGGAGCCCTCTCAGAATACCAAAGTTCTCTTAACTATCCCTCTCAGATAACCAGCCTTTACCAGCTGTTAGGATGTAAACCCATCTGGAATGAAAAAAACATAGAAAAGCTTAAAAAACTAATAGAAAATTCAGCCTGGGAGGGTTTAAACCCTGCAGACTATCAGGTAGACTTTAATGAAGATAATGAAGAGGGTTGGATAAAAGAGGTAAAGCTAACAGATACGCTGTTAAAACTTGCCTATCATACCTATTATGGAAGGGTTAATCCTAATAAAGTCTTTTCTATGGTGAACTTTCCCTCTAAAAAGGATACGGTAGTAACCACTTTAGCCAAGCTTTTAGAAGAAGATAGGTTAGAAGACCTGTTTACAGCCTTAGCCCCAGAGTTTGAGGAATATCATATTTTAAAGGATTATTTAAGGCGTTATAAAGAAATCATAGAAGTAACCAAGGATGACCCTATAGAACTTGATAAAAAATTAAAACTAGGAGACCAGAGCCATCTAATACCTAAAATTAGGAAAAGACTTTATCTCCTTGGGTATCTTGAAACTTTTACCGAAAGTCAAACCTATGACCAAGAGCTTAAGGTAGCTATCCAGAAATTTCAAAAAGGACAAAACCTAAAACCAACCGGGATCATAGATCAGCAAACAGTAAGGTTGTTAGAACTTCTACCAAAAAAACGGGTGACTCAAATCAGCATAAACTTAGAAAAGTTTAGATGGTTACCCCAGAGAAAACCAGAAGACCTATACGTTTGGGTAAACATACCCTCTTTTGAGCTTTCTGTAATAAGAGAGGGTAATGTGATTTTTTATAGCCCTGTTATCGTTGGAAAAAGCAATCCTAAGGATTTTAGGCCTACTCCTCTCCTTTACAGTAAAATCACCCACTTAGTAATAAACCCTCCCTGGAATGTTCCTCCTAATGTCTATCTAAAAGATTTTTTTCCTAAAATTACCAAAGACCCTGGATATCTTTTAAAACAGAGGGTAAAGGTCTATGCCAACAACACAGAAATAAGTCCGTTTAGTATAAACTGGGAAAACTACAACCGTCCTCATTTACCCTTTAGACTGGTCCAACCTCCGGGAAACGGAAATGCCTTAGGAAAGGTTAAATTTCAGTTCCCCAACCCTTTTGACGTTTACCTACATGATACCCCTAAAAAACATCTTTTTAGATATGCTAAGAGGGACTTTAGTTCAGGATGCGTAAGGGTTAAAAATGCGGTTGAATTAGCCAGGTTTTTGGTAGCCAATGGTTATACTAACGGTTGGGATGAAAAAAGGCTGATAAAGGCTTTACAATCAGATAAAACCATCTATATCTCCATTAATTCCCCTATTCCTGTTTATCTTGTTTATTTTACTACTGTAGTAAAAAAACCTTATATCTACTATCTTGAAGACCTCTACGGTTACGACCAAAAGATAGCAAAGCTTCTAAAATTAAAATAA
- a CDS encoding NAD-dependent epimerase/dehydratase family protein → MGYYLVTGAAGFIGWRVSEFLLRDGEKVLGVDNLNAAYDVKLKEWRLSQLKRFDTFKFYKLDLANFEAVRLLFENYQIKAVIHLAARAGVRASLIDPWAYVESNVKATLNLLEAMKDFQVNKMVLASTSSLYAGLNPPFDEELKVNKPLSPYAATKGSAELLAYTYHHLYGLDITVTRYFTVYGPAGRPDMSIFRFIKWIYEEKPIVVYGDGTQARDFTYIDDIAKGTLLALKPLGYEIINLGGGRNPISINQIISLLEGLLGKKAKVEYRPFHKADMKVTWAEIGKAKRLLGWEPEVSIEEGLKRTVDWSIENIELVKAVNLETE, encoded by the coding sequence ATGGGATATTATCTTGTTACAGGGGCAGCTGGGTTTATAGGATGGAGGGTAAGTGAGTTTTTGTTAAGGGATGGGGAAAAGGTATTAGGGGTGGATAACCTAAATGCGGCCTATGATGTTAAGCTAAAGGAATGGAGGCTTTCTCAGTTAAAACGTTTTGATACCTTTAAGTTTTACAAGCTTGATCTGGCTAACTTTGAAGCAGTCCGGTTGTTGTTTGAAAACTATCAGATCAAGGCAGTTATTCATCTTGCAGCAAGAGCAGGGGTGAGAGCAAGCTTAATTGACCCCTGGGCTTATGTAGAAAGTAACGTAAAAGCAACGTTAAACCTTCTTGAGGCTATGAAGGATTTTCAAGTCAACAAGATGGTTTTAGCCTCTACTTCCTCCCTTTATGCAGGCCTTAATCCTCCTTTTGATGAAGAATTAAAGGTAAATAAACCTTTATCTCCCTATGCCGCTACCAAGGGTTCTGCGGAACTTTTGGCTTATACCTACCATCATCTTTATGGGCTTGATATAACGGTTACCAGATATTTTACGGTTTATGGACCTGCAGGAAGGCCAGATATGAGTATTTTTAGATTTATAAAATGGATTTATGAGGAAAAGCCTATAGTGGTTTATGGAGATGGCACCCAGGCAAGAGATTTTACCTATATAGATGATATAGCTAAGGGAACGCTTCTTGCTTTGAAACCCTTAGGTTATGAAATCATCAACCTTGGGGGAGGAAGGAACCCAATTTCTATCAACCAAATCATCAGCCTTCTTGAAGGTTTGCTTGGTAAAAAAGCCAAGGTAGAGTATCGACCTTTTCATAAGGCAGACATGAAGGTTACCTGGGCTGAGATAGGTAAGGCCAAAAGGCTTTTAGGCTGGGAACCTGAAGTTTCTATAGAAGAGGGGCTTAAAAGAACGGTTGACTGGAGTATTGAAAACATAGAACTTGTAAAGGCGGTAAACCTTGAGACAGAATAA
- a CDS encoding class II aldolase/adducin family protein gives MRQNNLKTLVFYARTLSEKGLVAGSEGNFSVRTKYGFWITPSGRVKQGLSKRDFVFVGWDKSFINGRPSSEWGMHFLIYKKNPQANSVIHTHPLYTLRLFSTDFDFNEFSLKEAEILLKNIAKVPFLPPGSQELWERVGEASLTSKVIFLQGHGLVTWGETIEEAVSLTEILEKLSKFELLKNTR, from the coding sequence TTGAGACAGAATAACCTGAAAACCCTTGTTTTTTATGCTCGGACTTTGTCAGAAAAGGGTTTAGTAGCAGGGTCTGAAGGGAATTTTTCTGTAAGAACTAAGTATGGTTTTTGGATTACTCCCTCTGGCAGAGTAAAGCAAGGATTAAGTAAAAGGGATTTTGTTTTTGTAGGTTGGGATAAGAGCTTTATCAACGGAAGGCCCTCTTCTGAATGGGGGATGCATTTTCTGATCTATAAAAAAAATCCTCAGGCTAACTCGGTGATACATACTCACCCCCTTTATACTTTACGTTTGTTTTCAACGGATTTTGATTTTAATGAGTTTAGCCTCAAAGAGGCAGAAATTTTGTTAAAAAACATAGCAAAAGTTCCTTTTTTACCTCCTGGGTCTCAGGAACTTTGGGAAAGGGTGGGAGAGGCTTCGTTGACAAGTAAGGTGATTTTTTTGCAAGGTCATGGGTTGGTTACCTGGGGGGAAACGATAGAAGAGGCGGTAAGCTTGACTGAAATCTTAGAGAAACTTTCTAAGTTTGAGTTGCTAAAAAATACGAGATAA
- the hemL gene encoding glutamate-1-semialdehyde 2,1-aminomutase, producing MERIRSQLFYKKALEVIPGGVNSPVRACKAVKADPVFFERGEGAYLIDVDGNRYIDYVCSWGPLILGHAHPEVIAGVYFASKRGTSFGAPTWQEVELAELIKNAVPSIEKIRLVNSGTEATMSAIRLARAYTNRKKIIKFEGCYHGHVDALLVKAGSGLATFGIPASPGVPEELTAHTLNLPFNDFEKVKEVFEKFGEEIAAVIVEPVPANMGVIPPKEGFLKFLREITQQYGSLLIFDEVITGFRLGVGGAQEAYGVIPDLTCLGKIIGGGLPVGAYGGKAEIMNLVAPEGPVYQAGTLSGNPIAVAAGLATLKELLKPGTYERLNLMAELLEKGIREALEDLDLNYRLHRVGSMLTLFFTEKEVIDFETALSCDTHLFAEFWQRMLEKGVYLPPSQFEAWFVSLAHKEKEIEKTVEAVYKVLKKLRKD from the coding sequence ATGGAAAGGATAAGGTCACAACTTTTTTATAAAAAAGCTTTAGAGGTTATACCTGGAGGGGTAAACAGCCCTGTTAGGGCTTGTAAAGCAGTAAAAGCAGACCCTGTGTTTTTTGAAAGAGGAGAGGGTGCTTATTTAATAGACGTAGATGGCAATAGATATATAGATTATGTATGTTCTTGGGGTCCTCTTATCTTAGGCCATGCCCATCCAGAGGTAATCGCCGGGGTTTATTTTGCTTCTAAAAGAGGCACAAGCTTTGGTGCACCTACCTGGCAAGAGGTTGAACTTGCGGAGCTTATAAAAAATGCGGTTCCCTCTATCGAAAAAATTCGTCTGGTTAACTCAGGAACCGAAGCCACGATGAGTGCCATAAGGCTTGCCAGAGCCTATACCAACCGTAAAAAAATCATCAAGTTTGAGGGATGTTACCATGGGCATGTAGACGCTTTATTGGTAAAAGCTGGTTCAGGTTTGGCTACCTTTGGGATACCTGCAAGCCCAGGGGTTCCTGAAGAACTTACGGCTCATACCTTAAACCTTCCGTTTAACGATTTCGAAAAGGTAAAAGAAGTCTTTGAAAAGTTTGGAGAAGAGATAGCCGCGGTGATAGTGGAGCCAGTGCCAGCTAACATGGGAGTTATTCCTCCTAAGGAGGGTTTTCTTAAGTTTTTAAGAGAAATAACCCAGCAGTATGGATCTCTTCTTATTTTTGATGAGGTAATTACAGGTTTCAGGTTAGGGGTGGGAGGAGCTCAAGAAGCCTATGGGGTAATTCCAGACCTTACCTGTTTAGGAAAGATAATAGGAGGAGGGCTTCCGGTAGGTGCTTATGGAGGTAAAGCTGAAATTATGAATTTAGTTGCTCCTGAGGGACCTGTGTATCAAGCAGGTACCCTTTCTGGAAATCCTATAGCTGTAGCCGCAGGTCTTGCTACCTTAAAGGAATTACTAAAACCAGGGACTTATGAAAGACTTAATCTGATGGCAGAACTTTTAGAAAAGGGAATAAGAGAGGCTTTAGAAGACCTTGATCTTAACTATCGTTTACATCGAGTTGGGTCTATGCTTACCCTCTTTTTTACCGAGAAAGAGGTTATTGATTTTGAAACAGCGTTGAGTTGTGACACCCATCTTTTTGCAGAGTTCTGGCAAAGGATGTTAGAAAAGGGTGTTTACCTTCCTCCTTCCCAGTTTGAGGCTTGGTTTGTGTCTTTAGCCCATAAGGAAAAAGAGATAGAAAAAACCGTTGAGGCGGTGTATAAGGTGCTAAAAAAGCTTAGAAAAGATTAA
- the queA gene encoding tRNA preQ1(34) S-adenosylmethionine ribosyltransferase-isomerase QueA: MSVIPKEFRLDYYDYPLPEELIAYFPVEDRKSSHLLVIDRKTQKLFFHQTFAEIERYFQKGDLLVLNNTKVFPARLKGIKPTGGEVELLLFQKPQGLSFQTLALIKGKRIRKGTEIMANEITIKVLESLEGGRFLVELKANQPLEILIYKHGKAPLPPYIKREPEELDLLRYQTVYAQKEGSIAAPTAGFHFDSYLLDLLKQKGVSINFITLHVGYGTFAPIKVQDIRKHRVEPEYIEVESEVIEEIKKALKEKRRIFAVGTTTVRTLEFIAQKGFIPYKGLCDLYIYPGFTFQVVSAMITNFHLPKSSLLLLVCAFAGRDLILKAYQEAIAQKYRFYSYGDATLIL, encoded by the coding sequence ATGAGTGTCATTCCTAAAGAATTTAGACTAGATTATTATGATTATCCTCTTCCTGAAGAGCTGATAGCCTATTTTCCTGTAGAAGACCGAAAAAGCTCTCACCTCTTAGTTATAGACAGAAAAACCCAGAAACTTTTTTTTCACCAAACCTTTGCTGAAATAGAAAGGTATTTTCAAAAAGGAGACCTTTTAGTCCTTAATAATACCAAAGTTTTTCCTGCAAGGCTTAAAGGTATAAAGCCTACTGGAGGGGAGGTCGAACTCCTTCTTTTTCAAAAACCTCAAGGGTTGTCTTTTCAAACCTTAGCCCTTATCAAAGGTAAAAGAATAAGAAAAGGCACAGAAATCATGGCTAATGAAATTACCATAAAAGTGTTAGAATCGTTAGAAGGGGGTAGATTTTTAGTTGAACTTAAAGCCAACCAGCCTTTAGAAATCTTGATTTATAAACACGGTAAAGCTCCTCTTCCTCCTTACATCAAAAGAGAACCAGAAGAATTAGACTTATTGCGATATCAAACGGTTTATGCACAAAAAGAAGGGTCTATCGCAGCCCCTACCGCAGGGTTTCATTTTGACTCTTATCTACTTGACCTCCTTAAACAAAAGGGGGTCAGCATAAACTTTATTACCCTTCATGTAGGTTATGGTACCTTTGCCCCGATAAAAGTTCAAGACATAAGAAAACACAGGGTAGAGCCAGAATACATAGAGGTAGAGTCTGAGGTGATAGAAGAAATAAAAAAGGCTTTGAAAGAAAAAAGAAGGATTTTTGCGGTAGGTACAACCACAGTTAGAACCTTAGAATTTATCGCTCAAAAAGGTTTTATACCTTATAAAGGTCTTTGCGACCTTTACATCTATCCTGGTTTTACCTTTCAGGTAGTTTCTGCGATGATTACCAATTTCCACCTCCCTAAGTCTTCTTTACTTCTTTTAGTTTGCGCCTTTGCCGGAAGGGACCTTATTTTAAAAGCCTATCAAGAGGCCATAGCTCAAAAATATCGTTTCTATTCTTATGGAGATGCTACCCTTATTCTTTAA
- the lysA gene encoding diaminopimelate decarboxylase has protein sequence MHYFGYKNGELFCEEVPVKKIVEELGTPVYIYSASTIKRHFKVFENSFLPVDHIICYSVKANSNVAILSLLRSLGSGADIVSGGELQRALKAGINPQKIVFSGVGKTEKEIEMALSTGILMFNVESLEELEVLGEVAKRLGKPAPFALRVNPDVDPQTHPYISTGLKKNKFGIPEEMVVEAYKKAKDHPFLKPIGLDAHIGSQITSISPFKDALYRLKKIWEEITSLGIELKYLDLGGGLGIIYNNEEPPLPEEYAEAIIKEAQDLKATLILEPGRVIVGNAGILVTKVLYNKENLEKKFVIVDAGMNDLIRPAFYQAYHKIITVEEKNEEEVVVDIVGPICESSDFFAKDRKIPRVKRGDLLAIMSAGAYGFVMSSNYNSRPRVPEVLVDGDRFFVIRRRETIEDLLAPEMVPALYL, from the coding sequence ATGCATTATTTTGGATATAAAAACGGAGAACTTTTTTGTGAAGAAGTTCCTGTGAAAAAGATCGTAGAAGAGTTAGGCACTCCGGTTTACATATATTCTGCCAGTACGATCAAAAGGCACTTTAAGGTGTTTGAAAATTCCTTTCTTCCTGTAGACCATATTATTTGTTATTCAGTTAAAGCCAACTCTAACGTAGCCATACTTTCTCTGTTAAGAAGTTTAGGCTCAGGGGCTGACATAGTCTCAGGCGGAGAGCTTCAGAGAGCCTTAAAAGCAGGTATCAACCCTCAGAAAATTGTATTTTCCGGGGTAGGAAAGACTGAAAAAGAAATAGAGATGGCTCTTTCAACAGGGATTCTTATGTTTAACGTTGAAAGCTTAGAAGAGCTTGAGGTCTTGGGTGAGGTTGCCAAAAGATTAGGGAAACCAGCTCCTTTTGCCTTAAGGGTTAATCCAGATGTGGACCCTCAGACTCACCCTTACATCTCAACAGGGCTTAAGAAAAACAAATTTGGGATACCTGAAGAAATGGTGGTTGAAGCCTATAAAAAAGCCAAAGACCATCCCTTTTTAAAACCTATAGGACTTGACGCCCATATCGGCTCTCAGATAACCTCTATTTCTCCTTTTAAAGATGCTCTCTACCGGCTAAAAAAGATCTGGGAGGAAATTACCTCTTTAGGTATAGAGCTTAAATATTTAGACTTAGGTGGTGGCCTTGGTATTATCTATAACAACGAAGAACCACCTTTACCAGAAGAATACGCTGAAGCCATCATAAAAGAAGCTCAAGACCTTAAAGCCACCCTTATTTTAGAACCTGGTAGGGTGATTGTGGGTAACGCAGGTATACTGGTGACCAAAGTGCTTTACAACAAAGAAAACCTTGAAAAAAAATTTGTTATCGTGGATGCGGGAATGAACGACTTGATAAGGCCTGCTTTTTATCAAGCCTACCATAAAATCATTACGGTAGAAGAAAAAAACGAGGAAGAAGTGGTGGTAGACATCGTAGGTCCAATCTGTGAAAGTAGTGATTTTTTTGCTAAAGATCGAAAAATACCAAGGGTTAAAAGAGGGGACCTACTTGCTATCATGAGTGCTGGAGCCTATGGTTTTGTGATGAGTTCTAACTATAATTCAAGGCCAAGAGTCCCGGAGGTTTTGGTAGACGGAGACCGTTTCTTTGTGATAAGAAGGAGAGAAACTATAGAAGACCTTTTAGCCCCTGAAATGGTTCCTGCTCTCTATCTTTAA
- a CDS encoding AAA family ATPase: METAVIDGVTLYLSHPDELDIPVYERKGILDQILACWLNVDEKDLPLTPRLIGKPGVGKTTLAYLAAKKLNKSVYIFQATVDTRPEDLIVTPVISEDKKIRYMASPIVSAMIKGGVAIIDEANRMSEKSWASLAPLLDSRRYVESVVAGIKIKAHKEFRLCVTMNEDASTFELPEYIQSRLQPQIFIDFPEAEEERHILKTNLPWMDETTVNYIVDFLQTTHQYGEPYSVRDGVNIGRYVAKKLIFLNQTSPATQIAVLEVLKEAISLILGPQALVFFKEFIEKGRKVKKPTLFPLD; the protein is encoded by the coding sequence ATGGAAACAGCGGTAATAGATGGTGTAACCCTTTATCTTAGCCATCCTGATGAACTTGATATTCCGGTTTATGAAAGAAAAGGTATTTTAGACCAAATTCTTGCTTGCTGGCTTAACGTAGACGAAAAGGACCTGCCTCTTACTCCCAGGTTGATAGGTAAACCAGGGGTAGGAAAGACAACCCTTGCCTATTTAGCCGCAAAAAAACTTAACAAGTCAGTCTATATCTTTCAAGCAACGGTAGACACAAGACCAGAAGACCTTATCGTTACCCCTGTTATTTCAGAGGACAAAAAGATAAGATATATGGCAAGTCCCATCGTTTCTGCGATGATTAAAGGAGGAGTGGCTATTATCGATGAAGCAAACAGGATGAGCGAAAAATCTTGGGCCTCTTTAGCCCCTCTTCTTGATAGTAGAAGGTACGTAGAGTCTGTGGTTGCAGGGATTAAGATAAAGGCTCATAAAGAATTTAGACTCTGTGTTACGATGAATGAAGATGCTTCTACCTTTGAGCTTCCAGAATATATCCAATCAAGGCTTCAACCTCAAATTTTTATAGACTTTCCTGAAGCTGAAGAAGAAAGACATATCCTTAAAACCAACCTTCCTTGGATGGATGAGACCACGGTAAATTATATCGTAGATTTTCTTCAGACAACCCATCAATATGGAGAGCCTTACAGCGTAAGAGATGGAGTAAACATAGGAAGGTATGTAGCTAAGAAATTGATTTTTTTAAACCAAACCTCTCCTGCTACTCAAATAGCTGTTTTAGAGGTTTTAAAAGAGGCTATTTCTCTTATTTTAGGGCCACAGGCTCTGGTCTTTTTCAAAGAATTTATCGAAAAAGGTAGAAAGGTTAAAAAGCCTACTCTTTTTCCTCTAGACTGA
- a CDS encoding sigma-54 interaction domain-containing protein, with protein MSYLIETHNPVMKEVYQLAKKVAPSSSTVLILGESGTGKEVLAKYIHFNSKRQGPFVAINCAAIPEELLEAELFGYEKGAFTGAIKTKPGKFEIANRGTLFLDEIGDLSAKLQAKLLRVLQERQVERLGGEHPIKVDVRIIAATNKDLEKEVEAGRFREDLFYRLNVIPIKIPPLRKRKEDIVLLANFFLKKVCEREGVPLKRLSEKTV; from the coding sequence ATGAGTTATTTGATAGAAACTCACAATCCGGTGATGAAAGAAGTCTATCAGTTGGCCAAAAAGGTAGCGCCTTCAAGTAGTACTGTCCTTATTTTAGGAGAATCAGGCACAGGAAAGGAGGTTCTGGCTAAATACATACATTTTAACAGCAAGCGTCAGGGGCCCTTTGTGGCGATTAATTGTGCTGCCATACCAGAAGAGTTGCTTGAGGCAGAGCTTTTTGGCTATGAAAAAGGGGCTTTTACCGGTGCTATCAAGACTAAACCTGGTAAGTTTGAAATAGCTAACAGAGGGACGCTATTTCTTGATGAAATAGGTGATTTAAGCGCAAAACTTCAGGCAAAACTCTTAAGGGTGCTTCAGGAAAGACAAGTAGAAAGGTTAGGGGGAGAACATCCTATCAAAGTAGACGTAAGGATTATTGCTGCCACCAACAAGGATTTAGAAAAAGAGGTGGAAGCTGGTAGGTTTAGAGAAGATTTGTTCTACAGACTCAACGTTATACCTATAAAAATACCTCCTCTCAGAAAAAGAAAAGAAGACATAGTTCTTTTAGCCAATTTTTTTCTTAAAAAGGTGTGCGAAAGAGAAGGAGTTCCGTTAAAAAGATTGTCTGAAAAGACTGTTTAA
- a CDS encoding helix-turn-helix domain-containing protein, whose amino-acid sequence MPDLTEEGIDLTSLIKEIEVFYLKKALEKASGVKTKAARLLKLNRTTFIEKLKKYNLV is encoded by the coding sequence TTGCCTGACCTTACCGAAGAAGGGATTGATTTGACCAGCCTTATCAAAGAAATCGAGGTTTTTTACCTAAAAAAGGCCTTAGAAAAGGCTTCAGGGGTAAAAACTAAAGCTGCTAGGCTCCTTAAGCTCAACCGAACTACCTTTATAGAAAAGCTTAAAAAATATAACTTGGTATAA